The Flavobacteriales bacterium genome includes the window GGATTGAAGTAATCTGTGGCTCTATGTTTTCTGGAAAAACCGAAGAGTTGATTCGTAGAATGAAACGTGCTCAATTTGCAAAACAAAACGTAGAGATTTTTAAACCCGAAATAGATACTAGGTACGACGATGAAAAAGTAGTTTCGCACGATGCCAATGAAATACATTCAACACCAGTTCCTTCATCGTCGAACATTATTTTACTAGCTAACAATGTAGATGTAGTAGGGATTGACGAAGCTCAATTTTTTGATGATGGCTTGGTAAATGTTTGCAATCAATTAGCGGCAAGTGGAGTAAGGGTTATTGTTGCTGGGTTGGATATGGATTTTAAAGGCAAACCTTTTGGACCAATGCCTGGCATAATGGCTTGTGCTGAATACGTAACCAAGGTTCATGCTATTTGTGTAAAGTGTGGCGAGTTAGCTCATCATTCACATCGAATATCGAGCGAAGAAAAATTAGTACATTTAGGAGAAACAGATGCATACGAACCACTTTGTAGGCATTGTTTTAATAAATCTCAAATTAAAAAACCATAAAAAAACTAAAGTACGATACCATTCTCGAAATCAACACTAAAAATTTGATTTCTAATTTGAACTATTTTAGGTCGAAATTGAAGCCCACAACCAAAATTATGGCAATGGTTAAAGCTTATGGGTATGGTTTGGGGCCAACAGGAGTTTCTAAAATAATGGAAGCCGAAAAAGTTGATTATTTGGGTGTGGCTAATATTTTAGAGGGAGTAGAATTACGCAAAGCTGGAATTAAATTGCCCATTATGGTAATGAAACCAGAGTTGGAAAGTTTTGATTTAATTATTGAACATCAATTGAGCCCAGTAATTTTTTCGTTTCATTCTTTAAAAGCACTTATAAAAGCACTGGAGAAACATCCTAAAAAATTTAAAGCTTATCCCATCAATATAAAACTCGATACAGGTATGCATCGTTTAGGCTTTTACCCCAACGAAGTTTCAGAATTAATTCATCAATTAAAAAAGCATCCTAACATCAAAATTGAAAGTGTTTTTTCTCATTTGGCTGCTTCCGACCAAGCAGAACACGATAATTTTACTCGTCACCAAATTAAGTTGTTTGATGAATTGTTTAAGGAATTTGAGCAACAGTTTAACTATAAAATTGAAAAACACTTGCTTAATTCTAACGGGGCTTTACGGTTTCCAGAAGCACAATATGACATGGTTCGTTTAGGCATAGGGTTGTATGGTTTTATTGCTGATGCTAAGCACGATAAGCACATAAAAAATGTTGCTGTTTTAAAAGCTAAAATTGCACAAGTAAAAACCATTCAAAAAAGTGAAACTGTTGGTTATAGCAGAAAAGGATTGGCAGTTAAAGAAACCAAAATTGCCACCATTCCTATTGGTTATGCTGACGGTATGAGCAGACTATTAGGTAATGGAAATTGGCAAATGAAAGTAAACGGTAAACTTGCTCCAACCATAGGTTCGGTTTGTATGGATATGGTAATGCTTGATGTTACTGATGTGCCTTGCAAAGAAGATGACGAAGTGTTTGTGTTTTACGATAAAACATCCATCTTAAAAATTTCGGAATTACTTCAAACCATTCCGTACGAGATTTTAGCCACCATTTCTCCGCGTGTAAAAAGGGTTTTTACAGCGATATAATTATTCAAATCGTCGAATAATTGTTATAAAACTGCTCAGTATCATAATTTTTCATTAATTTTTTAAAGAATTTTATCATTCTATTCATATTATAAACTAAATAAAAAAACTATGAAAAAATTTTACAAAAATTTAATGATACCTATTTTGCTTTTTTGCACAATGGGGTTAAAAGCACAGCAGCCAGCAGGCAATTATGCTTTTAGCGAATCAACGGAGGCTTATTCCCCTGTTGTTGGAACTGTCTCTACTGCAACAGGAGATGATGGTAGCCAAAATACTATCACCATACCTTTTACCTTTAAATTTGAAGGAGTAACTTACACTAATTTTAGCATCAACACCAACGGTTTTATTCGTTTAGGAAATGTCATTGCTGCTTCTCCTTGGACAAATACTTTAGGAAATACAGCTACGCAACGACCACTCATTGCTCCTTTTTGGGATGATAATCATAGAAATACTGGTTCTATTCAGTACGCAGTATCTGGTGTCGCCCCTAACAGAATTTTTGAAATTGGTTGGGACTCTATTAATATAGGTGGTAGTGGAACTACAAGTTCAACTTTATTTGCATCATATAAAATCCGTTTAAACGAAACTACTGATGTTATTGAGTTTATTTATGGACCAACTATGGCAAATGCTGGAACATTAACAGCATCAGTTGGGATTAACGGAACAGCAACTTTTTTAAGTGTTACTCCTGCTGCAAGTTCAACTGCATCAAATGCAACCGCAAACAATGGTATATCAGCCACAACTAATCTAGTAGGAAAGAAATTTATTTTCACTCCTCCTGCGCCTCCATCTTGTCTTATGCCCACTAGTTTGAATGTTTCTGCATTAACTGCTTCTACAGCAAGTATAGGATGGACAAGTTCAGCTGGCACATGGAACATTGAGTTTGATACTGCAGGGTTTACTCCAACGGGAACACCAACAATTACTGGAACAACCACTAATCCGCATACCTTAGGAGGTTTATCTCCAAATACTTCATATCAATTTTATGTTCAAGCAGATTGTGGAGGTGCTGGTACAAGCACTTGGGCTGGACCATTTACTTTTACAACTCCTTGTAGTGTAATGGCTGTTCCTTTTACTGAAGGATTTGAAGCCGCAAGTACTTCTTTATCTTGTTGGTCTCAAATACAAGTAGTAGGAACATCAAACTGGACTTACGCTACAGGTGCTGGTGGTGGTGGAATTACTACTGCTCAAGCAGGAACAAGAAATGCAAGATTTGTGAGTATGAGTGGAACAAATTCTCCGATTACTAAATTAGTTAGTCCAACATTTGATTTAACTACTTTAACTACTCCAGAATTAAGTTTTTACTATGGACAAGAATTTTGGTCGCCTGATCAAAATAGATTAAAAGTTTATTATAGAATTAGCTCAACAGACCCTTGGGTAGAAATTTTACACGATTCTACCAATGTTGCTACTTGGACGAAGAAAACAATTCTATTACCTAATCCATCAGCTACTTATCAAGTTGCTTTTGAAGGAATAAACAATTATGGAAGAGCAAATGTTATTGATGAGGTAGAAATAAAGGAAGCCCCTGCTTGTATTGCTCCAACATCATTAACTGTATTAAACCTAACAGCTACTTCGGTAGATTTGGGATGGACAAGTTCAGCAGGAACATGGAATATAGAGTGGGATACTGCAGGGTTTACTCCAACGGGAACACCAACAATTACAGGAACAATGACTAACCCTCATAATTTAGGAAGTTTATCTCCAAACACATCTTATCAATTTTATGTACAAGCAGATTGTGGAGGATCAGGAACGAGTACTTGGGCTGGTCCGTTTACGTTCACTACACCTTGTGTTGCTCCTGTTATCTCATCTTTCCCTTGGACAGAAAATTTTGATGGAGTTTCAACTCCTGCAATACCTTGCGGATGGATTGTTGACAACGTAAATGCTGATGCTTACACTTGGGTAACAGGTTCAAATCTTGCAAATTCAGCTCCTAATTCTATGGAAGTTAGATGGAATTCAGCTCAAGCTGCAAACGATTGGTCGTTTACTCCTGAATTGGTTTTAGTTGGAGGACAAACATATGAATTATCTTTTGCTTATGCTGTTGCTGGATCTTCATTTCCAGAAAAATTAAAAGTGATGTATGGTACTGCTCAAAATGTTGCAGGTATGACTACTTTGCTTTTTGATAGTACTTTGACAAATACTACCTACAATACTGCTTATGCAACTTTTACACCAGCAACTTCTGGTTCTTATTTTATTGGTTTTCATAACTATAGTGATGCTGATATGTTTAGAATCTATGTTGATGATGTAACATTAAAAGAAGCGGTTCCTTGTTCTTTACCATCAAACTTAACGGCATTTAACATTACACAAACATCAGCTATGTTAGATTGGACAGAAAATGGAACAGCAACAGAATGGAATATTGAGTGGGGTTTCCAAGGTTTTACATTAGGAACAGGTACCCCTGAACATGTAACAGCAAAACCATATTTATTAAATGGTTTAATGCCTGCTACTTCTTATGATTACTATGTACAAGCTGATTGTGGAACAGACTCTAGTGCTTGGGTTGGACCGTATACTTTTATGACGCCTCCTTGTATGCCTATCGGGTTAGAATTAGGAGCTGATACTACATTGTGTTCAGGTCAGTCATTAACCTTAAATGCTCCAACAGGAGGCCCTTATGGATGGACTTGGTCAACAACCGAATCTACTCCATCAATTACAGTTGATACTGCTAGTTTAGGTGGTAATGGTACCTATAACATTACTATCAATATGATTGATTTTTCAACCACGTGTACGTATAATGATAACATTAATGTAACATTTACTGTTTGTACTGGTGTTAATGAAATTACTTCTGCGCCAAGCTTTACTGTTTATCCAAATCCAACTACTGGGTTGTTTACTGTAAGTACTACACATATTGAAAAAGCAACCATTGAAGTAATCAACTTACAAGGTAAAGTGGTTTATAAAAACAACATCAACAGTAATAATCAAGTAATTGATTTGAGAGAGAATGCTAAAGGTGTTTATTTTGTAAGCATCACTTCTACTAATGGAGTAGATGTACTTAAAATTATTGTTCAGTAAGACATTAATTTAGCTTAGTTAAAAGGGTTTGAAGATATCTTCAAACCCTTTTTTATATGTATAAATTACATTATATTGCATAAAAAATTAGAGTGATTTCAATTAAACAAATAGCTGGAGCCGTATTAATCTGTTTGGGATTAACTCTCTTTAGCTTTTGTCTTCATATTTTACCAGGTACAAATACGATGGTTAATTATGTTGATGCTAACCACCCAAAAGATGATAAACTTATTGTTACGGATGGATTTTTGCCCTGGGCTGTTGATTATCACCACTATCTGTTAGAAAATAAAAAAAGACCTATAACGGTATTTTTAATCGAAAAATTAGCACAAGCATTTAATTTAAGAATTAGCTTGTCTTATGTATATGTTAATTTTTTTCTCCTTTTTTTAGGAGGTTTATTAGTGTATTATTTGGCTCTTTTGTATCAACTTCGGTATAAAATTGCTATTTTAAGTGTAGTTGCTTATTTCTTTAGTTTTTCAATACTGTTAGCTTATTTTATTCCAATAGCAACAGTAGACGAGCCAGCTCAATATGTATTTATTTTAATCTCGTTTATTGCTTTAGCTAAACAAAGACTAATAATGTTTGTTGTAAATTTTATACTAGCAATAATTACCAGAGAGACCTCTTTTTTATTGTTACCAGGAATGATGTTGTTTTTTATGGGAATAGATTTTAAGAATGTACTCAAGGAAAAATTAAAAATAATAAGAGCAGGGGTTATTGGACTGTTTTTTGTTTTGTTTTATATTGGCTATTTGTCTTGGTTCTATAAAATGAATCCAGAGCTTATCAATGAATCAAAAATTTGGATTTCTGAAAAATTTTTAAATTACAAAAACAAAAATTTTCTAGATTTTGAACATACTATTCAAACGCTTATGTCAATTATTTCTGTTAATCTTCTTCCAATTTTTTTAATTATTTATTATAGAATTAAACATCAGGTTTCACCCTCAGAATCAAAATTGTTTTACGCATTTTGGATAACCTTTGGTATCAATTTCGTTATGGTAATACTTTCTGCATATGCCGAAGAGAGTAGGGTTTTAACGCTTCCTTACTTAATATTATTTCCAATTTTTGGAAAAATTTTAAACGAAGTTATTCAGTTTAATAAACCCTTTTTTAAGTATTTAATGAATTGGAAGAACATACTCTTACTTCTAGCTGTTACAACATTATCATGGAAATTATTTAAACTTGGTTCCAAATTAACCAATTATAAACCTCACGAAAATTTAAATTTATTTGTTGAATACAATACTTTAGCTGTGCTCTTTATTGTTCTAGTTCTCCTTTACAATCGGTTTTCTGTTAAAACCAAATTGCCACAACAAGAAAATAGTTAAATAACTTAAAAAGCTTATTAATGCTGAATAAATTAGGAAAGGAGAACTGTATTCAAATCGAATTTTACCTTTACTGTTTTTTGGTATTTCAATACCCATCACCATTTCATTAACCTTATTTACTGGTAACGCTTCTTCGTTATAATATGCCGTCCATAAATGATGGTAGTTTTGATTTAAAATCAACCATTGTGATTCGTTTGCTGAATTTTTAACTTCTGCAGAAAAACTATTATAACCTACAGTTACATTATTAATTGAAGTACTTCCAGCAACAATGTTAATTTTTGTTGGTGTTGCCCAAATCAACCCTTTTTGTAAGGTATCGTTACCTTTAAATTCTTTTGTTGGAAAAAATAGTAATTCATTTTCCATATTTCTATCCAACACACCATTTTCTATGGCGGCGTCAAAGCTGTTAAAACGCAGGGGATTGTAAGCTACACTTGAAATACATTTATTAAATGTGGCAATGTTTTGCCAAAATCCATCTGTAGTTTTTAAGCCTTGTGTATCATTTAAATGTTTAAATGCAAAATGATTGTATTCTTGATTTATCTCGTTCGGCAGATTAACGAAATATTCTTTTACACCTTTATACTTAACATTAAAATGTAGTGTTGATGGAGCACTTAATCTGGTTTGAATACATAAATCTAAAATGATAAAAATAACTAGTGTTGTAAACACTGAAAATTTAAACACTGATTTTATTAAGAAACTAAACCAAATTATAACAACTAAAACTATACTATTTATAATAAAATGGCTGTAAAATGAATTGGTTGAAAACTCCTTTAAAGATAGAATTTCGTTAAACGTTTCTTGCAGTTGAACCACAGTGGTTTTTGAGAAAGCAAAAAAAGTAAGAATGATTAAAGATAATCCAAATATCAAAAAAACACCTTTTTCTGTTTTTGAAACAACACCAGTTTGAACAATTCTTTTCAGCGAAAAACCTGCAAGAATAAGCATACAAAACATGGCATAGCCCCTAAAAAAAGAGGGATGTCGGAATAAACCAAAACCGGGCAAATGATACACATATTTGTAAACAAAAAATTCGCCCCCAAAGGCAAAAATTAATGATGAGAAGATACAGATTATTAGTGGGAAGTAATATTTATTTCGATTTTTGTATTGAAGCAATGTTAAAACAAACCCTATAAACCCTATTATTCCAATGTAGGCATTTCGAAGAGATAAATCGGTGATGTTAAACCATTCTGAATTTGAAATAACAGTATAAGGTAAAATAAAAGAGAAGTAATCAGCAAAAACAAAAGGGTTTTCAATCAAAAACGCTTGATACTCTAATTTCTCACCACGGTTGAAATAAGGTAAAAACTCTAAAAATGATTGGATATAGGGTAATAAAAGTAATAATAGTGAGAAAACTAAAAAAACACCACCTAAAAAACCCTTTTTTATGGATATAAATTTGCTTCTGTTTTTCCAGAAAAAGTAGATAAACATACCAACAAATATATAAGCTAGTATAATAGTATAGGCAGGACTTGCACCAGTAGTTTGCATAGCCACAAAAACCGCCGTAGCTAACACATATTTGTAATTTAAAGTATTAAAAAACTTAAGTAAATACAAAATGCACCAAGGAAGCCAAGCAACGCCAATTAAAAATACCATTAATTGAGACGAACCAACCATAAACCCGCTCAAGGCATAACTTAAGCCTAAAATAAAGGCTGTTTTTTTACATTGATGAATGTAGCAACTTAACTTATACATTCCTAATCCAGCAACTAAAAAAGTAATTAATAACTCTATCATTAACGAAGTAATGTCGTACTTTCCGAACAACATTAGAAACCAAACAACTGGATACCAACATCCGCCTTGTAAATCAGCATATCCAGGATAACCAAAGCGTTGAAACGGATTCCATAAGGGTAAGTGTCCATTCCAAAGATAATCGCTAATAAAAAAACGGTAAGGCAAATACCCATTAATGTTATCCCATTTTGGGATATACATGAAAAAGCTAATGGGATAAAGAACACCTAAAATAATTAAAACCAACAACAACGAGTATTTGTGTTGCTTTAAAAAGTGTAGCACGGTTTTAAATAACTGATTAAACATTATCTACCCTTTGTTTTTTGTAGTAGTTATTTATTTTACAAAGTTCAAAAGGAAC containing:
- a CDS encoding YfhO family protein — encoded protein: MLHFLKQHKYSLLLVLIILGVLYPISFFMYIPKWDNINGYLPYRFFISDYLWNGHLPLWNPFQRFGYPGYADLQGGCWYPVVWFLMLFGKYDITSLMIELLITFLVAGLGMYKLSCYIHQCKKTAFILGLSYALSGFMVGSSQLMVFLIGVAWLPWCILYLLKFFNTLNYKYVLATAVFVAMQTTGASPAYTIILAYIFVGMFIYFFWKNRSKFISIKKGFLGGVFLVFSLLLLLLPYIQSFLEFLPYFNRGEKLEYQAFLIENPFVFADYFSFILPYTVISNSEWFNITDLSLRNAYIGIIGFIGFVLTLLQYKNRNKYYFPLIICIFSSLIFAFGGEFFVYKYVYHLPGFGLFRHPSFFRGYAMFCMLILAGFSLKRIVQTGVVSKTEKGVFLIFGLSLIILTFFAFSKTTVVQLQETFNEILSLKEFSTNSFYSHFIINSIVLVVIIWFSFLIKSVFKFSVFTTLVIFIILDLCIQTRLSAPSTLHFNVKYKGVKEYFVNLPNEINQEYNHFAFKHLNDTQGLKTTDGFWQNIATFNKCISSVAYNPLRFNSFDAAIENGVLDRNMENELLFFPTKEFKGNDTLQKGLIWATPTKINIVAGSTSINNVTVGYNSFSAEVKNSANESQWLILNQNYHHLWTAYYNEEALPVNKVNEMVMGIEIPKNSKGKIRFEYSSPFLIYSALISFLSYLTIFLLWQFGFNRKPIVKEN
- the alr gene encoding alanine racemase, with the protein product MNYFRSKLKPTTKIMAMVKAYGYGLGPTGVSKIMEAEKVDYLGVANILEGVELRKAGIKLPIMVMKPELESFDLIIEHQLSPVIFSFHSLKALIKALEKHPKKFKAYPINIKLDTGMHRLGFYPNEVSELIHQLKKHPNIKIESVFSHLAASDQAEHDNFTRHQIKLFDELFKEFEQQFNYKIEKHLLNSNGALRFPEAQYDMVRLGIGLYGFIADAKHDKHIKNVAVLKAKIAQVKTIQKSETVGYSRKGLAVKETKIATIPIGYADGMSRLLGNGNWQMKVNGKLAPTIGSVCMDMVMLDVTDVPCKEDDEVFVFYDKTSILKISELLQTIPYEILATISPRVKRVFTAI
- a CDS encoding thymidine kinase, producing the protein MFLENAINPSQKRGWIEVICGSMFSGKTEELIRRMKRAQFAKQNVEIFKPEIDTRYDDEKVVSHDANEIHSTPVPSSSNIILLANNVDVVGIDEAQFFDDGLVNVCNQLAASGVRVIVAGLDMDFKGKPFGPMPGIMACAEYVTKVHAICVKCGELAHHSHRISSEEKLVHLGETDAYEPLCRHCFNKSQIKKP
- a CDS encoding T9SS type A sorting domain-containing protein, which gives rise to MKKFYKNLMIPILLFCTMGLKAQQPAGNYAFSESTEAYSPVVGTVSTATGDDGSQNTITIPFTFKFEGVTYTNFSINTNGFIRLGNVIAASPWTNTLGNTATQRPLIAPFWDDNHRNTGSIQYAVSGVAPNRIFEIGWDSINIGGSGTTSSTLFASYKIRLNETTDVIEFIYGPTMANAGTLTASVGINGTATFLSVTPAASSTASNATANNGISATTNLVGKKFIFTPPAPPSCLMPTSLNVSALTASTASIGWTSSAGTWNIEFDTAGFTPTGTPTITGTTTNPHTLGGLSPNTSYQFYVQADCGGAGTSTWAGPFTFTTPCSVMAVPFTEGFEAASTSLSCWSQIQVVGTSNWTYATGAGGGGITTAQAGTRNARFVSMSGTNSPITKLVSPTFDLTTLTTPELSFYYGQEFWSPDQNRLKVYYRISSTDPWVEILHDSTNVATWTKKTILLPNPSATYQVAFEGINNYGRANVIDEVEIKEAPACIAPTSLTVLNLTATSVDLGWTSSAGTWNIEWDTAGFTPTGTPTITGTMTNPHNLGSLSPNTSYQFYVQADCGGSGTSTWAGPFTFTTPCVAPVISSFPWTENFDGVSTPAIPCGWIVDNVNADAYTWVTGSNLANSAPNSMEVRWNSAQAANDWSFTPELVLVGGQTYELSFAYAVAGSSFPEKLKVMYGTAQNVAGMTTLLFDSTLTNTTYNTAYATFTPATSGSYFIGFHNYSDADMFRIYVDDVTLKEAVPCSLPSNLTAFNITQTSAMLDWTENGTATEWNIEWGFQGFTLGTGTPEHVTAKPYLLNGLMPATSYDYYVQADCGTDSSAWVGPYTFMTPPCMPIGLELGADTTLCSGQSLTLNAPTGGPYGWTWSTTESTPSITVDTASLGGNGTYNITINMIDFSTTCTYNDNINVTFTVCTGVNEITSAPSFTVYPNPTTGLFTVSTTHIEKATIEVINLQGKVVYKNNINSNNQVIDLRENAKGVYFVSITSTNGVDVLKIIVQ